Genomic window (Enterobacteriaceae bacterium 4M9):
CTGCCTCGTTACTGGCATTAAACACATCATAAGTCCCTAACACGTCGGCGATAAACAGTCCGTCAAACTTGCCGCGCTCAAGCAGACGCGCCAGATCGGTCCAGTAAGCCAGATCTTTATATTGCCAGGAGCGGTCACGAGGATGACGCCACAAACCCGGAGACTGGTGGCCGACACAGTTCATATCAAAAGCGTTCAGGCGAATATTGCGCTGCGATGACATAGGTAAACTCCATAGTACAGGCGGCACGGGATAACCCGCATCCGCGAGGATTGTTGTTATGGTTATTTCAGGAATAAATCAGAGATTGAGCGGCGTGGGACATCGCTCATGCCGGGCATGAGCAACGTCATGAATAAGCGTCTGTGCAACCGTTTCTGCGTGTTCGGCCACCTGCGGAAGCCCCATGAGTTCCCCAAAGCGTCCACGCGCCGCAGGTCCGACAACATACAGCCAGGGGACCGTCTGCCCACGAGCATCAACGGCATGGGACTGCGCATCAACTGCAATCCCCAACCCCAGCGCATCCGCGTGCAGGTAACCCTGTTCAGCCAGTTGCGTGAGCAGGCGATCGCTTTGTATCAGTGCGCCGTGATGAGGCCCGGTGGCAAGAATGAGCCAGTCAACGTTCAGCGTTTGGCTTCCACCGTGGCGCAACCCAAGCGTCAGCACCAGCCCGTCGTCCTTCTCACGAACGGCTTGCAGGCGGGCTGCTGCTACCTGTAACTGCCCACTCTGCTGCCACTGGGTCAGCACCTCTGCTACCTGTGGCGCAATGCGGTAACGATGCACGTCCCACCAGGGGCGCAGGTGGCGCAAAAAACGGCGTTGCTCGTTGAGGGACATTTGCTGCCAGAGGGTCTGACCGCGCTGGCGAATATCGTCCAGCACGAGTTGCCACGGTAATCCCTGTTGTGCAGCGCGGCGTATTTCCTGGCGTATCTGACGAAGCCAGGCGCGCGCAGTGTTGAGTGGCGCGTGCGGCTCAGGCACATATTCACCCGTTTGCACGCTAAGATTGCTGCGCGGCAGTAGTCCACGGCGTGAAAAAGCGCTGATGTGACCACGATGCCCGCGCCGGTGCAGCGTTGCGACCAGATCCGCCATTGTCAGTCCGGTGCCGAGAATGGCAACGCGCGCCCCGGGAGCTATCGCCTCCAGCGCCCCGCTGCGCCAAGGATTAGCAATGACTTTTTTGTGACGTTGTAACGCATCGACGGAGGAATTCGGTGCCGGGTGACTGACCGCCAGCACGACCTTATCTGCATGCAGGCGCTGGCCCTGTGCGGTAACAACCCACCCGTTTTGCCAGCCTACGGCGTGGTCCTGAATATGGGTGAGTCGGGATGCGCTCTGGCGCTGCGCTTGGGCGAGTTTTTCTCGCACATAGCGGGCAAACGCCCCACGCTGCGGGTAAACGCTGCCGTCGGCGGTGATGGCTGCCGAATCGTCATTGATAAGCGGCGACGCACGATACCAGCGGTCGAAATCCCCCTCTTCGGCGGCGGTGAGCTGCATCCGACTGGCCGGAACGTTAATGCGATGCGCGGGGTCGTCGGTGCCATACGCCACGCCCTGCGCAAGCAGCGCACGCGGCTCGACAAGCGTTATCAGCCAGTCTTCAGGTGCGTGGCGCAGCAGGTTCAGCGCCAGCGCCGTACCGCTGAACCCGCCGCCAATAATGACTATGTGTTGTGCCGCCATGCGTCAACTCCTGTGCGTTCAGCTTGCGCTGGCATGCTTAACCGGGCGGCGATCGCCACCGATGGTTTCGCCAAATGGGCCCGTGTTCACCGTGTGCTGTGTTTTATCGGTGCGTCCCGCCAGCGGCAGCAGTGGCATGACCAACTCGGCAAAGCGGTGCGCCTCTTCCAGGTGCGGATAACCGGAGAAAATAAAGTTCTCAATTCCCAGCGCCTGATATTCACGAATACGCTCGGCTACCTGCTGTGGATTACCGACCAGCGCCGTGCCTGCGCCGCCGCGTACCAGCCCAACGCCCGCCCACAGGTTCGGGGCAATGCGCAGTTTATCGCGCGAACCGCCGTGCAGCGCCCTCATCCGAGCCTGACCGGTCGAGTCCATGCGTGAGAAAATAGCCTGAGCGCTGGCGATAGTGTCATCATCAAGATGGGAAATGAGCCGCTCAGCCGCCGCCCAGGCTTCGTCCTCTGTTTCACGCACAATAACGTGCAGACGAATGCCAAACGTGACCTTACGCCCTGCTGCCAGCGCCCGCTCGCGCACCGCGTTTATCTTCTCACGTACCTGCTCAGGTGGTTCACCCCAGGTCAGATAGGTGTCAACCTGTTCTGCGGCAACGTCCAGCGCCACGTCTGAAGAGCCACCAAAGTAGAGCGGCGGTCCGTCCTGCTGTACCGGTGGAAACAGGATTTCTGCCCCTTCTACCCGCAAATGTTCGCCCTGATAGTCCACCTTTTCACCGCGCATTAACCGCGAATAGATATCAAGAAACTCACGCGTGACCTGGTAGCGTTCTGTGTGGCTCAGGAAAATCCCGTCGCCTTTGTTTTCAACCGGATCGCCGCCGGTGACCACATTAATCAAAAGCCGCCCTTGTGAGAGTCGGTCGAGAGTGGCGGCCATACGGGCCGCCAGCGTTGGTGGCTGAAGCCCAGGGCGTACCGCCACCAGGTAGCGCAGATTGCGTGTTAACGGGGCTAGCGCTGAGGCAACCAGCCATGAATCCTCGCAGCTTTTTCCGGTAGGGATCAGCACACCGTAATAGCCGAGGCTGTCGGCAGCGACAGCCACCTGTTGCAGATAAGGCAGGTCAACGGCGCGCCCGCCTTCGCGGGTACCCAGGTAGCGTCCGTCGCCGTGAGTGGGAAGAAACCAAAAAATGTTAAGTGCGTCCTGAGCGTTTTTTTGCATTTGCGTTTTCCTATATAACGTTAGCTGTATTTTTTCTTTAGAAAATTTCCGTTTGGTTATAAGTGTTAAGGCAGTTTTCGTGCCAGGTTTGCATTGTGAAATAACATCTTAATATTCAGCATATTGCATGAATTTTCAGTGGGCGACAGCTGTTGCAAATGCAGCACCGGTGCGTGCGGCATGCTGCATTTGCAACAGTTACTGATGTTTTTCCTTCTCGCCTGTGTGTGCGTGGCGCGTTAATGTGCGCAAAACGTCCTGAGAGGAAATGCCCATGTCCTGGTCCGAGCCTGTACTGATTGATCCCGCCTCGCTGGCGTTTAAAAGTGAACTCGACAGACTGGCGCCAACTGATGCCACCGTGCTCATTATTGGGGAAACCGGCACGGGTAAAGAGGTGGTGGCGCGTTATCTGCATCACCATAGTGAACGTAGCCGACAGCCGTTTGTTGCGGTTAACTGCGGCGCGCTGACGCAGACGCTGGCGGAGTCAGAGTTGTTTGGCCATGAAAAAGGTGCATTTACCGGTGCCAGCGAGCGTCACCAGGGTTGGTTTGAGGCCGCTGAAGGCGGCACGCTGCTGCTTGATGAAATTGGTGAACTGAGCATGGCGCTACAGGTGAAATTACTGCGCGTGTTGCAGGAGCGCGAAGTCACCCGCGTGGGCTCACGCCGGCCGGTCAAAACCAACGTGCGCGTAGTTGCCGCAACCAATGTTGACCTGATGGCCGCCATTCGCGAGCGCCGTTTTCGTGAAGATTTGTTTTACCGCCTTAATGTCGCAACGGTAACGCTGCCACCGCTGCGCCAGCGCCAGCAGGATATTCCGCTACTGGCAGAACATTTTCTCACGCTGTATGCGCGGCGACTCGGGCGCACTGCGCTGCGTCTGAGCGACGAAGCCCGCAAGGCGCTGTGTGATTACCACTGGCCGGGTAACATCCGCGAGTTGGAAAATACGCTGCATAACGCGGTACTGCTGAGCAAAACGGCGTTGATTGAACCTGGACAATTGCGCCTGAACCAGACGCTGGCAGCTCCAGTCGCAAGCGCAGGCCAGCTTGACGATATTGTGCGCCAGCACCTGCAGAAAAATCAGACGCCCGATGTGTCGCTGTATCAACAGATGATGGATGCACTGGTGCGTAATGCATTAGATCTCAGCAGTGGCAACCAGCAGCAGGCCGCAGGCCTGCTCGGCATCAGTCGTAATACGCTGCGCACACACCTGGGAAGGCTCGGTATTGTCAGGCCGCGTCGCAGCCTTGTGGGCGTCAACGCTACAGCGATGTCTTCAGGCGCAGTGGAGCGGGAATTGCGTATTGGCTATCAGAAGTTTGGCAACCTTGGCGTGCTCAAGGCGCGCCGGTCACTGGAAACACAGTTTGCGGACCTCGGAGTTAACGTGCTGTGGAGTGAGTTTCCCGCCGGGCCACAGCTGTTGTACGCGCTGGATAATAATGAAATCGATTTTGGTACCACCGGCGAAGTGCCTCCCTTGTTTGCTCAGGCGGCAAACAGCCCACTGCGCTATGTCGCCTGGGAGCCTGCCGCCCCGCAGAGTGTGGCGTTAGTGGTCGCGCAGGACAGCCCGGTGCGTGAACTTGCTGATTTGAAAGGTAAGCGTATTGCGGTGAATAAAGGCTCAAATGTTCACTACTTGCTGCTTCAACTGCTGGATGAAGCGGGGCTGGGGTTGCGTGATGTGCGTGTGGTGTACGCCCCGCCCCGCACACCGCTTACACCAGGTGATTTTATGTCGGTGGATGCGTGGATGTTGTGGGACCCGCTGTTAAGTGATGCCGAGCGCAGCGGTGGCCTTCGTGTACTGGCTGACGGTGTCGGGCGCGTGAGTAATCATCAGTTTTACCTGGCGCATAGGGATTTTTTGCAACGATCGCCGGATATGCTGGATTCACTCATGACAGCCCTCTCTCAAACCGGAAATTATATCGATAACCACCGCCATGAGGCCGCCAGTCTACTGGCTGATGAGCTGGGCCTGACGCCAGAAACCATGCAGCGCGCGCTGGCGCGTCGCAGTCACCAGGCGCAGATAATGAATCTTTCCATGGTGCGCGAGCAGCAGAAAATTGCCGACCGGTTCTATGCTCTTGGCGTGCTGCCGCGCCCGGTACAGGTACGCGACGCCGTCTGGCAGCCAGCAACGATTTAAGCGATTGAGTATAAGCGAGTGATGATGAAGGTATCCATTATTATGCTCCCAACGCCTGCTAGCTTGAGGAGTGAACGGGACCTGGTGCTGTTCAACAAGTTCGACGCGCATAAACGATTTGGAACGGGTCTTACATACACTTCAGATAGTGAGATCTGTCGAATAGCACGCCCTATCTTTTTATTATCATTGTTAAATTAAGCTTATGACACCTTTGCATCAATTTTCCTGAGGTGGAGTTAGATTATTATTCACGCTCATGTTTAAAAAGGAAAAATGATGCTTATTCGTTCGGTCCAATCCTCTGATGTGGAGCCGTTATTAACTATGTTAAAGGCGAGCGGTCAGTTTGATGAAGAAGGGTTATTGCACATTAAGCAAACACTCGAATCTCATCTTTCAGGTGAATCAGAAGAGATATGGTTTAGTGCACAGCAACAAGGGCTGGTAGGTATTGTGTATTGTGCCCCAGAAGTAATGGCAAATGATGTATGGAATGTATTGATGCTATGGGTTAGCCCTTCCCATCAACGCCAGGGCGTCGGCCAGTCGTTGATGAATAAGGTAGAGCAAGAACTGATAAATAAACAAACCAGATTGCTCCTGGTCGAAACATCAAGCTTAAACGATTTTAGTGCGGCTCGTGCATTCTATAGCAAACAAGGCTTTATTAATGAGGCCAGAATTGCTCATTACTACGCGCCTGGTGAAGATAAATTGATTTATACCAAAAACATGCAGTGACAATCATATGTCGGTTCTTCATCAAACTTAAAAAAATGGCTCAACAAATAATATTACCGTCAGTTTTAGTCGCGCCGCATGGCCTGGATCGTGGATAAAAATGTGTTCGCGGTGGCTACGTCATCAATCAACCTTATTAAGGTAGCTTGACCATAGAACGGAGTTTCACCGAGCCTGGGTATCAACAAAATAAAAAGGCCAGCCCTCCAGACTGGCCTGATAGCGCTGTTGCCATCGTCTTTCTGAAAATGAGAAAGACGCTGGCGCGCGGTGTTTACACTTTGCGTCCAACCAGCTGGATGATATTGAAATACTCCCCGGCGCCCGCCTCCATGATGGGGACCATCATTTCCTGTGCCATCTCACATTCCATAAAATCATCCCAGGCCTGTTGGCAGGTGTCCATTTCGCGAAGCTGGGTTATCTCAATGCCCGGCTCTTTTTTCCACAGCGCTTCCCACCAGCTACAGGAGTAGAAGTACCAGTCCGGCGTCCAGAACGGTTTAACCACTTCAGGTAAATGCCCTTCGGTGTAATCGCCGGTAAATCCCGGTACTGCCACGGCAATCAAACCGTCTGTTTTCACAAAAGGCAGCAGTTTTGCCAGCATCGTCTCGTTGCCGCCAAAGTACTGATACGCATCCACGCTCACTATCATATCGAAGTAGTCATGCGCGAACGGGATAGTTTTAGTGGCATCCACCAGCAATGGAATAATTTTCTCGTCCAGCTCCAGCCGTGCAAAACGCTGTGCGTTTTCTGTTGGTGGGATCCAAAGATCGGCGGCAAATACCGAGACATCATATTTCTGTGCCAGTAGGATGGACGAAATCCCCGTCCCGCAGCCCAGATCCAGCACACGCATGCCGGGTTTAATGGGCAACGTATCAACCATTTCTTCCATAATACGCATCGCGTTGGGGCCCATCATGGTCTCCAGAAGGTAAGTTTTGTCATAACCATCGGTAAAAGGTGTTTTCATCGTCATTGTTATTACCTGTTGTCCGGTTGGGCGCGAACATTGTTCAGCCCGGTGGTATTAATGCGGTAAGGCTGTCCGTTGACAGATTTGATAAGTTTTTTGGTTTTGAGTTTTTTAAAGACCGCGAGCGTGCAGTCGGTGAGCAATAGCCCTTCCCGGCTGTAGCATTCAACGGAGGTGATGCGGCCTGAAGCATCGCGGACGTGAGCGATGCGTCCGCCTTTGGCGAGCACGTGTAAGGTACGTTGTTCCTGACGTGATAAATTCATACTGAAACCTGTTAATCATCATGTGCAAAACGTGCAAACACGGGCGTGTTCGCATTCGATTTCGGCGCATTGATAATCAGTCCGGCCTGGATAAGGTCGGGAAACTGACTATCAGATGATTACATTTTCCAGCATCAAACCCTCGGTACGAGTAGAAAGGTATTTACGGCGTGGATGATAACACACAAATTTATTATGGAAACAGTCTTATCTACAACGATATGATCTTCACCGGTAAATGGGATTTATCTGCGCAGTCGTCTGGTTTCCAGGCAGAAGGTAACCGGCACAGAGAGGATTTCAGCCAGCGCATCCATACGCGCGGCTCGTCGTCCGGGATATCAACCGGAGAATGAGTGGCGTTTGACCAGGCAGCACAAAACGTCACAGCGCCAGCGCGAATATCACAATCCCGATACCCTTCTCCGGTCATTACAGTGAATTTTCCGGTTGCCAGGCCTTCACAGTAGATAGCATTACCTGCCTGGATATAACAATTACGATAACCGTTATCACGATAAGCAGCGATATTTGACGCAATAGCGACATCCTCGCTACAGTTCATTATCTGGCCCTGATAAATATCACAAAATTTAAAGGTAGCTAAAGCACTGGTGGGCATGATTAATAGCAATGTCAGGCAATGTCAGGCAATGTCAGGCAATGTCTGAATAATTTCACGTGTATTTCATTCCTGGGTTATATCGAGGGTGGTGATAAAAGAAGATGTGGGGATAATGAAAATACAACGTGCGAATATTTAGTGCTCAGAAAGTATTTCCGCATACGCAATAATATCTTCAGCTGTTTTACCAGCCAACGCCCTTTTCAGCTGCTCTTCGATAACAGTAGAACCGTCCTTAACCCCAGCCCGCTCTAGGGTTTCCATGCTGATTTGGCTTAACGTAATGATACTGAGCGCATCATCAAAAAGGGGCTGTTTTTCAGGTGGCAGTGAATTTCTGACGTTTTGAATAGAATGCTCAAACACATTGTCACTTGATATATCAATTTTAGGCTCACCGCATGCAACCAAAAATAAAGAAAATACCGCGATGCCGCGCATTTTTTTCATGCCAGAACCCTGAGGACGTCAATGAGGCTATCCTAACAGCCTGAAGGATGATAACAACTGCTAAAATGCCTGCATTGGTTAATCATTAATCTTATTTCGCACTGGGGGATGATTTTCGGAGGCTTCTAATTGGACCGCCAGCCTTTGGCGGTATTTTCTTTGCACACCATCTCATCCTGGCAAGGGTGAATATTGGCGTTCGCATTTCCCTTATCTCCATATCCGCATTTTGACTAAGCATGCGCTTTATTGTTCTTTCATTTCCGCGAGGTGGCTTTGTTATCCTGGTTTCACTCTTGTAGGGATGGTAAACAAAGATGAAAAATCAGTTATTCAGCGCACTTGCGGCCCTCACCTTTTCTGCCACGCTCAGCCTGGCGCAGGCACAAACCGCACCAGAAACCGTCAATATCGGCTATCAGAAAGCCAACATCTTCGCGCTGCTGAAATACCGGGGCAGCCTTGAGGAACGCTTTAAAGAACAAGGGACACGCGTGCGCTGGATTGAGTTCCCGGCAGGCCCGCAGATGCTCGAAGGGCTGAATGTGGGCAGTATTGATTTAGCCGCTACGGGTGATGCGCCCCCCGCTTTTGCCCAGGCAGCCCAGGCTGAACTGGTCTATCTCGGCCATTCGCCCGCCAACCCTAAAACGGAGGCGATTGTGGTGGCAGAGAATTCCTCTGTAACGTCGGTCGCGCAACTTAAAGGCAAGCGCGTGGCGCTCAACAAAGGTTCTGATGTGAACTATCTGCTGGTCCGCGCGCTGGAACAGGCCGGGCTGAGTTACAAAGATATCACGCCGGTTTACCTGCCACCTGCCGATGCACGGGCTGCTTTTCAACGCGGTGCGGTTGATGCCTGGGTTATCTGGGACCCGTATCTGGCAGAGGTTGAAACCACGCTGAAGGCGCGCCAGATCCGTAACGCTGAAGGCCTGGTGCCGCACTACACTTTCTTTCTTTCCAGCCGCCGCTTTGCCGAAACCTACCCACAGACAGCGGTTAACATCATTGATGAACTGACGCGCTTAAGTAACTGGGCGAATCAGAACCGCGATGAGGCGGCGGGCGTGTTGTCTGGCTCCACCGGTCTGCCAGTCGCAGTCTGGCAGCGTGCGCTGGCGCGTATGCCCTTTGGCGCACAGCGCATGACGCCCGACGTGTTCAACGAGCAACAAGCACTGGCAGATACCTTTACCCGGATTGGTTTGCTGCCGGTAAAGGTGGATGTCAGCACCGCTACCTGGTCGCAGGATAAAAAGTAGTTTCACAACAGATATTCACACGGGCCAGCCATTGGCCCGTTTTAATTGTTCCGCAGCCTCTGGAAGTTGTTCTTATTCCCCAACTTGTGCCAGCAGTGCAAACAATTTGCCCTCAAAGGTTGCGCTTACGGCCCAGTTGCCAGCTTTCAGCTCCTCAGTGTGATGAAACCCTGCCTCGTGGAGCAGTTGTCGGTATTCATCGTCACGCCAGGCGGTCATCTGGCTACCAAAGCGCATTACCTCGCCCTGTTCTTCCATTACCCAGAACCGGGTTGAACTGGTGTGAGCGGCTTCATCCCACGCATGTTCGGTCAAAAGCAGATGCGGGCGCGACAAAAACAGCCCCTGTGGGCAGCGCTGCCATTGCGGGGCGGCCAGCCCCTGGCGTCTGACCTCATCCCAGGTATGCACTTCAAGCAACAACTGACCACCGGGCGTAAGCCACCGGCGACAGCGTGCGAGTAGCATTTTCACCTCTGTGGCACTGAATACGTTCAACTCACCGAAGGTCATCATGATGAAATCAAACTGACTGTCTGGGGAAAAGTTACGCACGTCCTGCTGCTGGTAATGAATCTCCAGTCCGCAGGCTAACGCCTGCTCGCGCGCATAGTGGATGGCCGCGGGTGAAAAATCGATGCCTGTACAGTGAAAACCGCGCTGTGCCAGGCGCTGGGTATAAAGGCCCGGGCCACAGCCCAGATCGAGCACGCTGGCCGCCGGTGCCAACTGGCGTGCAATCCATTCAATCTGGCGTTCAATCACTGGCAAACGACGGCTGGCCCAGTCGTGCTCCTGCGAAAGGTGGTTTTCCAGCATGCGCTGGCTGAACGCGGGTTCGTCCCAGGGAATTTTCCTTTCATTATCCGCAAGCGTGGCGGCGCTGCGGTCAAAAATAAGCGTACTGATATCCATAACCTGGCTTCCTGTTATCTACCCGCTTTATGATGCCTGGACATCGCCTTGCGTGCACAAAATGAGCACTCTGGATGGGGCGGTCTGTGTCATGAAACCGCAGGGTAGCGTCATGACGCGTAAGTCAGACATTTCTAAAAACCGATTGTCATAGTAACAGAACCGCACGCCGCCGCCTTCCCTACGTAATCAAGCGGTTACGACAAATCTTTACCCTCACTATTAAGGTGGTTTTTACGGTTCTGATTTCATAGAGTCGCCGCTCAAATTCAAAGAATAAGCCATTGAAATGATGAGAGGCCAAATGAATCTGTTACTGTCCCGCCGCAACGTATTAAAGAAAACTTTTGCCCTGTCAGCACTCAGCGTGACCGGTGTTGCTGGTCTTGCTGTCCCTTCGGTTTCCTTTGCCGCATCCCTGACCAAAGACGAACGCGATAAGATGACGCCGGATGCCGTGATCGAGCATTTCAAACAAGGTAACCTGCGCTTTCGTGAAAATCGCCCGCTTAAGCACGATTACCTGGCGCAAAAACGCAGCAGCGCCAGCGGCCAGTTTCCTGCGGCAGTGATCCTGAGCTGTATTGACTCACGTGCACCGGCCGAAATTGTGCTGGATACCGGGATTGGTGAAACGTTCAACTCACGCGTGGCGGGCAATATCAGCAACAGTGACATCATCGGCAGTATGGAATTTGCCTGTGCAGTGGCGGGTGCCAAACTGGTGCTGGTCATGGGGCACACTGCCTGCGGCGCGGTGAAAGGTGCCATTGATAATGCCGAGCTGGGTAACCTGACCGGTCTGCTTGAGAAAATTAAACCTGCTATTGATAAGACCGATTACGCGGGCGAGCGTAGCGCCAGCAATTACGACTTTGTGGACGCAGTCGCGCGTCAAAATGTGGCGCTGACAGTAGAAAACATTCGTCAGAACAGCCCGGTGCTGAAGGCGCTGGAGCAGGAAAAGAAAATTAAAATTGTCGGCAGCATGTATCACCTGGTGGGCGGCAACGTGGAGTTTTTTGACGTCTGATGCTATTCGGGCCGCACCTGGCGGCCCTTTTTCTCAACGGCATGCGCCGCTCCCGTCTAGCGCATGCACAATCATCTCTACCGCCTGTTCAGGTGTGTGCAGTGCGGTATCAACCTGTAACGCTGCCTGCGGCCAGGGCACGTATTCGCGGTTAATCACCTGCTCCCAGTCTGGCAATTGATGGCCTGCAATATCCGCACGGCGTCCTTCCACCCTCGCCCGGTGTATAACAGGGTTAGTGCATACGATTTCAATTTCAAAGTATGGCACGGCGTTTTGTACCGCAACGTCGCGCCAGGCCTGGCGCGTCACGTCAATGGGGTTAACGGAGTCGGCAATCACCCAGTTGTTAACGCGCAGATTGTCTGCTGCCAGCGCACAGGCAATCTCATAGCCGCTGCCGCCCATCTGCGCCATCGTTAGTTTCCCGCCGTGCACCAGCGTTTGTTCGATGGAGTCAATGCGTAGCCAGACGGCAGAAAGCCGGTTGGCCAACAAACGACTCAATGTGGTTTTCCCCACGCCCGGCAGGCCGCCCATAATAATCAGCATTTCCCTTTCAGTTGCCGTGCATTGTAGCGTATGGTGTTTGCGAAAGCCGTGCAGAATCAGCCGTTTGTGCGCGTGTCATTGGCGCACAAACGGTATTGCTTAAAACTTCAGTTCTGCCTCAAAACCGACTGAATAAGCCGGTGAACTGCGCGGTGCGTCGTCGGAAGAGGATGCGCGAAAACGTCTTGCTGGCAGAAATGCCCCCGCGATTAGCTCGGTACGCAGGTTTTTGGTGACATCCACACCCCACACCACATCCACGCCATCGCCTAACCGATGGGTTGAGCGCTGGTCATAGCGCGATTTCAGTTCCGGGTCGTGCGCCTTTAGCTCAGCCATCTGCGTCTGGCGATAGTGGTGATACACCAGTTCAATATCGGAGTCAGGCGTGATATCCATTCCGATGGCGGCGGTAAACACCTGCAGGTTCGCCAGTTCCGGTGCCAGCGTATTGCCATAAATATTAAATTTGGTGCCGCCGGCGAAGCTTGCCTCGTTTGACTGGAGGCCCGTCTGGCGATAGTGCTTGCTGGCCAACGCGTAGCCCAGCGTCAGGCGCGGGCGTAGCGGGCTGTCAAACACGTAGGTTACGCCTGCGTCAATCGCGTAACCCTGATGGCGTGTCCCGGTACTGTCGCCGGACATCATTCCCAGTTCGGCCCAG
Coding sequences:
- a CDS encoding FAD-dependent oxidoreductase; this translates as MAAQHIVIIGGGFSGTALALNLLRHAPEDWLITLVEPRALLAQGVAYGTDDPAHRINVPASRMQLTAAEEGDFDRWYRASPLINDDSAAITADGSVYPQRGAFARYVREKLAQAQRQSASRLTHIQDHAVGWQNGWVVTAQGQRLHADKVVLAVSHPAPNSSVDALQRHKKVIANPWRSGALEAIAPGARVAILGTGLTMADLVATLHRRGHRGHISAFSRRGLLPRSNLSVQTGEYVPEPHAPLNTARAWLRQIRQEIRRAAQQGLPWQLVLDDIRQRGQTLWQQMSLNEQRRFLRHLRPWWDVHRYRIAPQVAEVLTQWQQSGQLQVAAARLQAVREKDDGLVLTLGLRHGGSQTLNVDWLILATGPHHGALIQSDRLLTQLAEQGYLHADALGLGIAVDAQSHAVDARGQTVPWLYVVGPAARGRFGELMGLPQVAEHAETVAQTLIHDVAHARHERCPTPLNL
- the ssuD gene encoding FMNH2-dependent alkanesulfonate monooxygenase is translated as MQKNAQDALNIFWFLPTHGDGRYLGTREGGRAVDLPYLQQVAVAADSLGYYGVLIPTGKSCEDSWLVASALAPLTRNLRYLVAVRPGLQPPTLAARMAATLDRLSQGRLLINVVTGGDPVENKGDGIFLSHTERYQVTREFLDIYSRLMRGEKVDYQGEHLRVEGAEILFPPVQQDGPPLYFGGSSDVALDVAAEQVDTYLTWGEPPEQVREKINAVRERALAAGRKVTFGIRLHVIVRETEDEAWAAAERLISHLDDDTIASAQAIFSRMDSTGQARMRALHGGSRDKLRIAPNLWAGVGLVRGGAGTALVGNPQQVAERIREYQALGIENFIFSGYPHLEEAHRFAELVMPLLPLAGRTDKTQHTVNTGPFGETIGGDRRPVKHASAS
- a CDS encoding sigma-54-dependent Fis family transcriptional regulator — translated: MSWSEPVLIDPASLAFKSELDRLAPTDATVLIIGETGTGKEVVARYLHHHSERSRQPFVAVNCGALTQTLAESELFGHEKGAFTGASERHQGWFEAAEGGTLLLDEIGELSMALQVKLLRVLQEREVTRVGSRRPVKTNVRVVAATNVDLMAAIRERRFREDLFYRLNVATVTLPPLRQRQQDIPLLAEHFLTLYARRLGRTALRLSDEARKALCDYHWPGNIRELENTLHNAVLLSKTALIEPGQLRLNQTLAAPVASAGQLDDIVRQHLQKNQTPDVSLYQQMMDALVRNALDLSSGNQQQAAGLLGISRNTLRTHLGRLGIVRPRRSLVGVNATAMSSGAVERELRIGYQKFGNLGVLKARRSLETQFADLGVNVLWSEFPAGPQLLYALDNNEIDFGTTGEVPPLFAQAANSPLRYVAWEPAAPQSVALVVAQDSPVRELADLKGKRIAVNKGSNVHYLLLQLLDEAGLGLRDVRVVYAPPRTPLTPGDFMSVDAWMLWDPLLSDAERSGGLRVLADGVGRVSNHQFYLAHRDFLQRSPDMLDSLMTALSQTGNYIDNHRHEAASLLADELGLTPETMQRALARRSHQAQIMNLSMVREQQKIADRFYALGVLPRPVQVRDAVWQPATI
- a CDS encoding GNAT family N-acetyltransferase; this encodes MLIRSVQSSDVEPLLTMLKASGQFDEEGLLHIKQTLESHLSGESEEIWFSAQQQGLVGIVYCAPEVMANDVWNVLMLWVSPSHQRQGVGQSLMNKVEQELINKQTRLLLVETSSLNDFSAARAFYSKQGFINEARIAHYYAPGEDKLIYTKNMQ
- a CDS encoding methyltransferase domain-containing protein: MTMKTPFTDGYDKTYLLETMMGPNAMRIMEEMVDTLPIKPGMRVLDLGCGTGISSILLAQKYDVSVFAADLWIPPTENAQRFARLELDEKIIPLLVDATKTIPFAHDYFDMIVSVDAYQYFGGNETMLAKLLPFVKTDGLIAVAVPGFTGDYTEGHLPEVVKPFWTPDWYFYSCSWWEALWKKEPGIEITQLREMDTCQQAWDDFMECEMAQEMMVPIMEAGAGEYFNIIQLVGRKV
- a CDS encoding aliphatic sulfonate ABC transporter substrate-binding protein; this encodes MKNQLFSALAALTFSATLSLAQAQTAPETVNIGYQKANIFALLKYRGSLEERFKEQGTRVRWIEFPAGPQMLEGLNVGSIDLAATGDAPPAFAQAAQAELVYLGHSPANPKTEAIVVAENSSVTSVAQLKGKRVALNKGSDVNYLLVRALEQAGLSYKDITPVYLPPADARAAFQRGAVDAWVIWDPYLAEVETTLKARQIRNAEGLVPHYTFFLSSRRFAETYPQTAVNIIDELTRLSNWANQNRDEAAGVLSGSTGLPVAVWQRALARMPFGAQRMTPDVFNEQQALADTFTRIGLLPVKVDVSTATWSQDKK
- a CDS encoding class I SAM-dependent methyltransferase — protein: MDISTLIFDRSAATLADNERKIPWDEPAFSQRMLENHLSQEHDWASRRLPVIERQIEWIARQLAPAASVLDLGCGPGLYTQRLAQRGFHCTGIDFSPAAIHYAREQALACGLEIHYQQQDVRNFSPDSQFDFIMMTFGELNVFSATEVKMLLARCRRWLTPGGQLLLEVHTWDEVRRQGLAAPQWQRCPQGLFLSRPHLLLTEHAWDEAAHTSSTRFWVMEEQGEVMRFGSQMTAWRDDEYRQLLHEAGFHHTEELKAGNWAVSATFEGKLFALLAQVGE
- a CDS encoding carbonic anhydrase, translating into MRGQMNLLLSRRNVLKKTFALSALSVTGVAGLAVPSVSFAASLTKDERDKMTPDAVIEHFKQGNLRFRENRPLKHDYLAQKRSSASGQFPAAVILSCIDSRAPAEIVLDTGIGETFNSRVAGNISNSDIIGSMEFACAVAGAKLVLVMGHTACGAVKGAIDNAELGNLTGLLEKIKPAIDKTDYAGERSASNYDFVDAVARQNVALTVENIRQNSPVLKALEQEKKIKIVGSMYHLVGGNVEFFDV
- a CDS encoding AAA family ATPase; this encodes MLIIMGGLPGVGKTTLSRLLANRLSAVWLRIDSIEQTLVHGGKLTMAQMGGSGYEIACALAADNLRVNNWVIADSVNPIDVTRQAWRDVAVQNAVPYFEIEIVCTNPVIHRARVEGRRADIAGHQLPDWEQVINREYVPWPQAALQVDTALHTPEQAVEMIVHALDGSGACR